From Desulfurobacterium indicum:
GAGGCTAAGGAAGAACTTCAGGATATGTTCTCCAGGAGGTACTCCTAATGGTTTACACAAAATTATTGACACAACCCCTATTCCTGTTTCTATTGGTGATCTGTCGGAAAAAATAGGAGATCTTGTCCAGCTAAACAATGTTACTGTGGAATTGGTGGATACATCTTCGTTTGTTGTTTCAGATGGAACAAACAGTGTGGAAGTTTATTGCGGCAAGGCAGGTTTTAATCCATCCTCTCTCATATCTATCGGAGATACTGTAGATGTTACAGGTATTGTAGGGAAGTATAAAGATACTGTTGAATTATGGCCAAGAAGCACTTCTGATATAGTTAAAAAATAAAACAGGGCACGGGAGGGATAAATTCCCTCCCTTTTTTATTCAATTTCTATGTCTGTGTCACCAGAACCGGCTTTGATGATGAGGAGAGAGCCTGTATCAAGAACTTTTTCTAATTTTCCAGGACCAGAATACATGTCTTCAAGTTTCATAAATAGTTCATAGGCATTTGGTGTGTTTTTTATATACACAACATAAGTTGTTGCAGATTTTCCTGAAGCTAAACGTTTAATCGGTCTCCTTGAAAGTTTCCTGAATATCCTGTAAATGTTTCTGTCAACGTCTCTAAATTGATTTTCTGAGGAGAAAACTACAACTTTGAAAGGTTTTCCTTTTCTTGTTTCTTTGATCCACGCCTTTCTTATTTGGAGTGTAATTTTGTCTGCGAGATCGTTTGTCGCTTCCTGAACAACTGCTTCAGGCGATGTTACATTTCTTTCTGGTGAAAAGCCTGTTGAAGCACCAAGGAGCTTTCCTGTAGCTGTTTCGTAGGCTTTTGCCTCGGCTGATGCTTTAAGGAATGTTCTTCCGTATTTGTTTACTTTCCACACAGATGTTTTTACTTTTACGAAAATGTCACTTCCAGCTTGCATTGCTTCCATGTAGTATGGATCAGTTTTTCCTTCAAGAGCTGCAACAGTTTTAATTATCTTGTCAATCTTTTCGTTTCCTTCCGGCACGTAAACTTCGTAGTCTCTATCCTGAAGGTATTCTTCAATTACCGTTACCGCGAATTTTGAAAACTCATCTTTTGATGCTGGAAGGACGGCAATAAACGGTAGTCCAACTTCTTCTGAAATATCCTCAGTTGATTCTAATACACCCTCATCAAGGAGCTTTTGCTTTAGGGCTTCAACATCTACTTTGAACAGAAAAGACATCACAATGTAAGGACCTTCCTTCCTTTTTGACTTTGGTTCGCTTTCCCATCTTATATAATTTTGAGGGTTTCTTAAAATTTCTCCCAGTATAGCTTTTGCCTTTCTTCTCTCTTTTGATGTCTGTAGTAGTGGTCTATCACCACTAAAGAGAACAAACCATATGGCTGCTTTTCTGGCGTCGTTTCTTGCCTGATTTACCGTGCAGCCTTTTCCCGTGGCTAAGATGATATATTCTGCAGTACTTGAAGACTCAACAAATTGTGCTTCTCTTGAGAGAGGTTCAACGGTGTTTGGTATACGGCAGAGCTGTTTCCCTTTTGATGCACATGATGTTGATAGTAGCAAACCAACTAACAGTAAGGTTACTTTTTTCTTCATTGTGACCCCCAAAAACATTCAAATAATTTGAAGTTTTCTTCTATTTCTTCAGGAATATTGTCTTTAATGTAAACTTTGTTCCCTTTTATGGATACGCTTTTTCCTGGAGGAAGCACAAATTCTCGGGTATAGAATAGAAATTCCTCCTGAACTTTTTTCTTGTATTTTTTAAATTCTTCCATAGTTCTGTTCTGATATTGTTCAAACTCTTTTTGAAAATCGCTAAATTCTTTAAGAGTTTTTAATCTATATACTTTAAATTCTTTTTCAGGTGATCTTATAGATAGAGAACCTTTTTTGAGGAAAATGTTTGCATTTTGCTTGTCCACAGTTACGGCAAACATAGTACCTTTTACACCTATTATAGAAACTGGTGTTTTAACTGTTATGCCTGATGTTTGGCCATATTTTTTTATTTTGTACAGAATTGTTCCATTTTCCTGATAGATAGTTTTGCTATTTTCTATAAATAGGATGCTTTTTTCCAGCAGTACAATGTGCGTTTTTTCTGGAAGGATCACAAAAGCTTTTGATCTTCTATAGGTTTTTATTCGTGAGTTTACAGGAATCTCTTCAGGTGTTGTTCTAACTATTTCTCCCCTCAGGTTGTCGTCAGTAAGAATTTTGACACGGCCTTCTTTTTTAATTATTCTGCCGGCATAAAGGCCGGCAGAAACGTTTGTAGGTATGAAAATTAGCAAAAACAGGATATAGAACAATCTTTTCATTTTGCTCTCCTACAAGATGGTGGTTCAGAATAAAGCTTTGAAAGACTGCCCACGATGCCGAAGTGGTAGGAGGCACCGATAAAGAAGTTCATACCACCTTCAGTTTGAGCAGTTCCGGTGTACTGGATTCCCCATATATCTGTGTATGTTGTATCGGAAGATATATTGGCGGGATAGCCTATTTCACCGTTTATTTCGAAGTTTGCAGTCAAATTGTAAACAACGCCTATATGGGGTGTTAATGTAACTGCTCCTATAGTTAGCTTGTCTCCTGCTGTTCCGGTAAATTGGAGGTATCTGTATGACAGGTCTATTCCGGGGGTAACTGCAAACCCTGTTGTTCCAAGGTATATTCTTTTATAAATACCGAGACCGCCTTCGATATAACTGTCAGGCGATATTGTTGCACCTAAAGCGGGAATGTTGATGTCGTCGCCGCCAGATCCACCGCCGGCGAATAGTTTAAGCCACCATTCTGAGAGTGTTTTAGAGTTTCTAATGTAACCAAGATCTGCATCGATGGTTACTCTAAATGTGTTCCAGTCACCGCCGCCATCTGCGGTGTAACCTGCTACCTCTGTTACAGTAAAGGGTGTTGTACCAAATTGAATTCCGAAGAGAACGCCACTCCAGGGATGCTCTCTCAGTAGATCGTACTCTTCTACTTTGCCTCTTATAAGAGCGAATTTCGTCTTGTTTGTTGAATTAATTTCGCAGTTGTATGCTACCTCTCTTGCCTTGCCAAATCCTTTATAAACTTTCTTACCGTTCTCAAATTCATATATGTCAAACGGTGCGTCTATTCTTATAGTTTCTGCTACTCCAATTTTAGCTTTAAATGTTTTATCTTCCACCTCTTCTGCAGGTGTGAATATTGCGAAGTCATCATCTTCTTTTAGTTTCATTCCGGTGTTTATTGCGGCGGCTTTGACTGTAGTAAAGAGTACTTTGTTAAAGAGGTCCTGGTAGAAGGCTTGATTGTATATTGGCGCCTTTAGAGGTTTACTTTCAATGGTTGCACCTGAGTCTCCCTTGATCTCTTTGTAAAAGGTAAATTTCCCTTTATCGCCGTCAAATTTATATACGAGAAGGATTGGTTTAGCCTGTAAAGAGATTTTTGCGTTGTAGGGTGCTGCAAGTTTTTCAAGGCCTTGAGATATATTAAGAGAAAAGGCTCCTTCTATAGTTGGGATGTATGTTGCAAAAGCGAATCCTGAGTTCATTAGTTTTTCCGCCACTTCTGCAGTTAGGCCGAGTTCTTTAGCCTTTTGCGTTATAAAGGTTGCCTTTTCTTGTTCGGGAAGTTCCCTGTATCTTTGATCTAACGTGATTTCCATCAGTTTTTTCATTATTGGTGCGATATTGCCGTTTAGGTACCTTTCAACTTTTGATCTGTATTCGTTTAAACCGATTCCTTGTGGAATAGATGGTTGCGGAAGTTGAGCGTTTAGCGTGGCTTCGCCCGTTTTTGTCATTAAGATAACTTGGTCTGGAAGGATATTAAGCTTATCGAATCGTTGTGTAATTACATATTTATAGAATATTCTTGTTAACTCTTCGATTTGAGCATCTGTTATGGGATAGGTATAGACCGTGTTTCCCGTCGCGGATCTTATAATGCTTGTTATTACATCGGCGGCTCCCTTTTTAGTGTTGTCTATTACGGGCAGCCTAACGAACGTTTTTTGGAACTCGAGTTCACCAATGCTGAC
This genomic window contains:
- a CDS encoding DUF5689 domain-containing protein → RLRKNFRICSPGGTPNGLHKIIDTTPIPVSIGDLSEKIGDLVQLNNVTVELVDTSSFVVSDGTNSVEVYCGKAGFNPSSLISIGDTVDVTGIVGKYKDTVELWPRSTSDIVKK
- a CDS encoding DUF6175 family protein — encoded protein: MKKKVTLLLVGLLLSTSCASKGKQLCRIPNTVEPLSREAQFVESSSTAEYIILATGKGCTVNQARNDARKAAIWFVLFSGDRPLLQTSKERRKAKAILGEILRNPQNYIRWESEPKSKRKEGPYIVMSFLFKVDVEALKQKLLDEGVLESTEDISEEVGLPFIAVLPASKDEFSKFAVTVIEEYLQDRDYEVYVPEGNEKIDKIIKTVAALEGKTDPYYMEAMQAGSDIFVKVKTSVWKVNKYGRTFLKASAEAKAYETATGKLLGASTGFSPERNVTSPEAVVQEATNDLADKITLQIRKAWIKETRKGKPFKVVVFSSENQFRDVDRNIYRIFRKLSRRPIKRLASGKSATTYVVYIKNTPNAYELFMKLEDMYSGPGKLEKVLDTGSLLIIKAGSGDTDIEIE
- a CDS encoding FecR domain-containing protein encodes the protein MKRLFYILFLLIFIPTNVSAGLYAGRIIKKEGRVKILTDDNLRGEIVRTTPEEIPVNSRIKTYRRSKAFVILPEKTHIVLLEKSILFIENSKTIYQENGTILYKIKKYGQTSGITVKTPVSIIGVKGTMFAVTVDKQNANIFLKKGSLSIRSPEKEFKVYRLKTLKEFSDFQKEFEQYQNRTMEEFKKYKKKVQEEFLFYTREFVLPPGKSVSIKGNKVYIKDNIPEEIEENFKLFECFWGSQ